In a single window of the Natrialba magadii ATCC 43099 genome:
- a CDS encoding formyltransferase family protein, protein MAERTTIGILAEPFLYEWQVRAIDRVQTQTDAEISLVVTNAENQECTAESWNDSRFEAADVQRFVDVLRDEQVWALVLAERALARRLGDEQRLWHRHSVDSVEQLDAADHIQCDPNRDGNWYEFPDDVVSRLADQCDVLVLFGFGLLKGDVLTATDHGILSFHPADIRSYRGMGPPPIFHDGQSTAGATLQRLNESIDGGEIIAYDEVDLSDCHTLWDVFDRLVTLQLQLLPDGIERVCDPSFEPTTVPDDQLGAFYPRSMRRSPSFAGRVLAKNVAGRLHRQLSTRVGFPAVKRVIPARR, encoded by the coding sequence ATGGCCGAACGGACGACAATCGGTATCCTTGCAGAACCGTTCCTCTATGAGTGGCAAGTCCGTGCTATCGACCGGGTCCAGACACAGACTGACGCGGAAATTTCGCTCGTCGTAACGAACGCCGAAAACCAAGAGTGCACCGCAGAGTCGTGGAACGACTCTCGATTCGAGGCCGCAGACGTTCAGCGGTTCGTCGACGTCCTTCGTGATGAACAGGTGTGGGCGCTGGTCCTCGCAGAACGAGCACTCGCGAGACGATTGGGTGACGAACAGCGACTCTGGCATCGCCACTCCGTCGATTCGGTCGAGCAACTCGACGCTGCAGACCACATCCAGTGTGACCCCAATCGCGACGGGAACTGGTACGAATTTCCCGACGATGTTGTCTCACGACTTGCTGACCAGTGTGACGTGCTGGTTCTTTTCGGGTTCGGCCTCCTGAAGGGCGACGTCCTCACTGCGACCGACCACGGTATTCTGAGCTTTCATCCGGCCGATATCCGCTCGTACCGCGGAATGGGGCCGCCGCCGATATTCCACGATGGCCAATCGACAGCTGGCGCAACCCTTCAACGCCTGAATGAGTCGATCGACGGCGGTGAAATCATCGCGTACGACGAGGTCGACCTCAGCGACTGTCACACCCTCTGGGACGTCTTTGACAGACTCGTTACACTCCAACTGCAGTTGCTTCCCGACGGCATCGAACGCGTCTGCGATCCGTCGTTCGAGCCAACTACCGTCCCCGACGACCAGCTCGGTGCGTTCTATCCGCGCTCGATGCGTCGCAGTCCATCGTTCGCTGGACGAGTCCTCGCGAAAAATGTTGCCGGTCGTCTGCATCGACAACTCTCGACTCGTGTGGGATTTCCCGCAGTCAAACGGGTAATACCGGCACGGCGGTGA
- a CDS encoding phosphoribosyltransferase translates to MFTDRTDAGEQLGAYLASEGVEADIVLGIPRGALPVARPVADKLGATLDVVVASKIGAPGNPELALGAVASDGSHWLNEELVEQLQVADEYLEREQAREAEAAHEKAVQYRDNGDFPAVSGKQVIVVDDGVATGATAIACLRQVADAGAAHVTLAVPVGSPRSLNELETDEPAVDAVIALERPANFRAVGQYYQDFRQVSDKRARSYLDE, encoded by the coding sequence ATGTTTACCGATAGAACGGACGCTGGCGAGCAACTCGGAGCATATCTCGCGTCGGAAGGAGTCGAAGCAGACATCGTCCTCGGGATTCCACGCGGTGCGCTCCCGGTCGCACGGCCGGTCGCGGACAAACTGGGGGCGACACTCGATGTTGTCGTCGCATCGAAGATCGGTGCACCAGGTAACCCCGAACTGGCGCTTGGAGCCGTCGCTAGCGACGGAAGCCACTGGCTCAACGAGGAACTCGTCGAACAGCTACAGGTAGCAGACGAGTATCTCGAACGTGAACAGGCCCGCGAAGCGGAGGCTGCACACGAAAAAGCGGTCCAGTATCGGGACAATGGCGACTTTCCGGCAGTTTCAGGAAAGCAAGTGATCGTCGTCGACGACGGCGTCGCGACTGGGGCAACGGCGATTGCATGTCTCAGGCAGGTAGCTGACGCCGGAGCAGCACATGTCACGCTGGCGGTGCCGGTCGGGTCACCGCGATCACTGAACGAACTCGAGACGGACGAACCGGCTGTCGATGCAGTCATTGCCCTCGAACGGCCAGCTAATTTCAGGGCTGTCGGCCAGTATTACCAGGATTTCAGACAGGTGAGTGATAAGCGCGCACGGTCGTATCTCGACGAGTGA
- a CDS encoding zinc ribbon domain-containing protein: protein MRSEPTAIGVDIGEHNLYTACPVTMPDWTGAYVISGDAVCAHLDELRAQTAAHLASDTDRDTIRSAVTQHHAAIRAEIDDAARTICEYATAYDDPVLVTEDSNHEPDLWAWLTDPNAHRGTAWLLPAAHRRLRTVAAEYRLEVAAVPEPYSSLECHACGVIGERVRSQTVCCPNPDCYVGGVYADCNAAKVLAQRYYPGQRCAYRPTRSAAPDQRHTGPDERHTGPADRHATPDGRHAMLADGGRHERDG from the coding sequence ATGCGTAGTGAGCCCACCGCGATCGGCGTCGATATCGGCGAACACAACCTCTACACCGCCTGTCCGGTGACGATGCCAGATTGGACCGGCGCGTACGTGATCAGCGGCGACGCTGTCTGTGCCCACCTCGACGAGCTCCGCGCACAGACCGCCGCCCACCTTGCCAGCGACACCGATCGAGACACCATCCGCTCGGCAGTCACACAGCACCACGCCGCGATCCGCGCCGAGATCGACGACGCCGCACGGACGATTTGCGAGTACGCAACCGCCTACGACGACCCCGTCCTGGTCACCGAGGATAGCAACCACGAACCCGACCTCTGGGCGTGGCTGACCGACCCCAACGCACACCGCGGGACTGCGTGGCTACTCCCGGCGGCCCACCGCCGGCTCCGCACCGTGGCCGCCGAGTACCGACTCGAGGTCGCGGCGGTCCCAGAGCCGTACTCCTCGCTGGAGTGTCACGCCTGCGGCGTCATCGGCGAGCGGGTGCGAAGCCAGACAGTCTGCTGTCCGAACCCGGACTGTTACGTCGGCGGCGTCTACGCCGATTGCAACGCTGCGAAGGTCCTCGCCCAGCGGTACTACCCCGGTCAGCGCTGTGCCTACCGCCCGACGCGTTCGGCTGCACCGGACCAACGACACACCGGGCCGGACGAACGGCACACTGGGCCGGCCGACCGACACGCTACACCCGATGGGCGACACGCGATGCTGGCTGACGGTGGCCGACACGAGCGCGATGGGTGA
- a CDS encoding DUF4145 domain-containing protein, with amino-acid sequence MVYPSASSAPKPSEDMPEDVKQDFNEARQIVDDSPKAAAALLRLAMEKLTQDLTGKEGQSLYQNIGDLVDDGQIDERVQQALDSVRVTGNDYVHAGEIYNPDDREVALRLFELVNIIVELTITREKLIEEAYSDIPENKKKGIEQRDN; translated from the coding sequence ATGGTATACCCCTCTGCATCTTCGGCACCAAAACCAAGTGAAGATATGCCGGAAGACGTCAAACAGGATTTCAATGAAGCAAGACAGATTGTCGATGATTCTCCCAAGGCAGCAGCAGCCCTTCTTCGACTTGCTATGGAGAAATTGACACAGGATCTCACTGGCAAAGAGGGTCAAAGTTTATATCAAAATATTGGCGACTTGGTTGATGATGGACAGATTGATGAACGTGTCCAGCAGGCATTGGATTCGGTGCGTGTAACAGGAAACGACTACGTCCATGCAGGAGAGATCTATAATCCAGATGATCGGGAGGTAGCTCTTCGATTATTTGAACTCGTGAATATCATTGTCGAGCTTACAATAACTCGGGAAAAGCTGATTGAAGAAGCTTATTCAGATATACCAGAAAATAAGAAAAAGGGTATTGAACAACGAGATAATTAG
- a CDS encoding universal stress protein yields the protein MYTLLLPVDETEARVQAQLDAILSRPGVPDEIAVHVLYVRKELEFADSEIQIGEIKFDYEDVDQLPDTVSTALESLRDAGVDTRVHSATGNPPPAILDVAEQVGADELVLGSRKQSPVGKVIFGSVTQAVLLDSDRPVTVVSGVGN from the coding sequence ATGTACACCCTCTTGCTCCCCGTCGACGAAACCGAAGCGCGAGTCCAGGCCCAACTCGACGCCATACTATCCCGCCCCGGCGTTCCAGACGAAATCGCCGTACACGTACTCTACGTCCGCAAGGAACTCGAGTTCGCCGACAGCGAGATCCAGATCGGCGAGATTAAATTCGACTACGAGGACGTCGACCAGTTGCCGGACACGGTTTCGACGGCACTCGAGTCACTTCGCGATGCAGGCGTCGACACGCGGGTCCATAGCGCGACTGGGAATCCGCCGCCGGCGATTCTGGACGTGGCGGAGCAGGTGGGGGCTGACGAGTTAGTGCTCGGATCGCGCAAGCAGTCGCCGGTCGGGAAGGTGATTTTCGGGAGTGTGACGCAGGCGGTGCTTCTGGATAGTGACCGGCCGGTGACGGTGGTTTCAGGGGTCGGGAACTGA
- a CDS encoding dihydrolipoyl dehydrogenase, with product MRTDTGAETESEAESTSRSEAASSAESEPQTVDFLVIGSGSGLDVASVAANRGHSVAVVEKGPLGGTCLNRGCIPSKKLLYHADVMTTIERADEFGIHAAVTDVEFAEIVRDVNDDVSGSADSIEHGIRSSSQHTLLEGEGRFVDDRTVELVSGPDSGARVRGETVLIAAGTRPAIPSLEGIDDVDYLTSTEALQLETPPDDLVIVGGGYIAAELAHFFGTFGSDVSIIGRRPQLLPQADEEVGASFTDRYADRFDVYTGYEAVGVSQSGEGQSGDEITVNARPYPPAWGNPDERESLTVSGDTLLVAAGRQPNTDTLNLDATGVETDERGFVATDEYLRTTADGIWALGDIVGEYLLKHNANHEARTVARNLFGDELEPIDYTAMPFAVFSSPEVAGVGLREQDVREAERPYATATYQYEDTARGQAMHAEGVVKVLIEPSGEILGCHIVGPDAPTLIEEVVVAMTAGTGTVWDIRESVHVHPALSEVVDRAFSGQFVRRGPDGEGHQRQHGHGHDHGHGHDEERNHDHDHNHSH from the coding sequence ATGCGAACGGATACCGGAGCCGAAACTGAATCGGAAGCAGAGTCAACGTCGAGGTCGGAGGCAGCGTCGTCGGCAGAATCAGAACCACAGACGGTCGACTTTCTCGTCATCGGCTCCGGATCCGGTCTCGACGTCGCGAGCGTCGCAGCAAATCGCGGCCACTCGGTTGCCGTCGTCGAAAAGGGACCGCTCGGTGGCACCTGCCTCAATCGGGGCTGCATTCCTTCGAAGAAGCTCCTGTATCACGCCGACGTGATGACCACCATCGAGCGTGCCGACGAATTCGGCATCCATGCAGCCGTCACCGACGTCGAGTTCGCCGAAATCGTTCGCGACGTGAACGACGACGTTTCGGGGAGCGCCGACTCGATCGAGCACGGGATTCGATCCTCGAGTCAGCACACCCTTCTCGAGGGCGAGGGGCGCTTCGTCGACGACCGAACGGTGGAACTCGTCAGCGGCCCCGACAGTGGGGCGCGAGTTCGCGGGGAAACCGTCCTTATCGCAGCGGGGACGCGGCCAGCGATTCCGTCTCTCGAGGGAATCGACGACGTGGACTATCTGACCAGCACAGAAGCGTTGCAACTCGAGACGCCGCCGGACGACCTGGTCATCGTGGGTGGTGGCTACATCGCGGCCGAACTGGCACACTTCTTCGGGACGTTCGGGAGCGACGTCTCGATCATCGGCCGACGGCCGCAGTTGCTCCCCCAGGCAGACGAGGAGGTTGGCGCGTCGTTCACCGACCGGTACGCCGATCGGTTCGACGTGTATACGGGCTACGAGGCGGTCGGTGTCTCGCAGTCCGGAGAGGGGCAGTCCGGGGATGAGATAACTGTCAACGCGCGACCGTACCCGCCCGCGTGGGGCAATCCTGACGAGCGGGAGTCGCTCACGGTGAGCGGTGACACGCTTCTCGTCGCAGCGGGACGCCAGCCAAACACGGATACGCTGAATCTGGACGCGACAGGTGTCGAAACCGATGAGCGAGGGTTCGTCGCAACCGACGAGTACCTCCGGACGACGGCAGACGGGATCTGGGCGCTCGGGGATATCGTCGGCGAGTACCTGCTGAAACACAACGCGAACCACGAGGCGCGAACCGTCGCACGAAATCTGTTCGGAGACGAGTTGGAGCCGATCGACTACACGGCGATGCCGTTTGCGGTGTTCAGTTCCCCGGAAGTTGCCGGCGTCGGGTTGCGAGAACAGGACGTACGCGAGGCAGAACGGCCGTATGCAACAGCGACGTACCAGTACGAGGACACGGCGCGCGGACAGGCGATGCACGCCGAGGGGGTCGTCAAAGTCCTCATCGAGCCGAGCGGCGAGATTCTCGGCTGTCACATCGTCGGCCCCGATGCGCCGACGCTCATCGAGGAGGTCGTGGTCGCGATGACAGCAGGCACCGGAACAGTCTGGGACATTCGAGAGTCAGTGCACGTCCACCCCGCGCTGTCGGAGGTCGTCGATCGCGCGTTTTCCGGGCAGTTTGTTCGGCGAGGGCCTGATGGGGAGGGTCACCAACGCCAGCATGGACACGGCCACGATCACGGGCATGGGCACGACGAGGAACGCAACCACGACCATGACCACAACCACAGCCACTAA
- a CDS encoding MBL fold metallo-hydrolase — translation MSNTTIDPIDVSRRLQHDESADLFVLDVRSESEYDEWQIGESMNIPIYDELLEYDYSTLESHIDELPAETEIAVMCIAGVTSARAAEFLRTHGFDAKSVADGMNGWGRVHRQYEVESVDGVVQIVRPGTGCVSYLVHDDGEAVVVDPSQYIDEYLHVADERELEIVGIADTHAHADHVSGARQLAGELDVPYYLHEDDAGELGRVTELVDGESIAVGGRDLDVIYTPGHTPGSVSFEFGDALLSGDTLFLRSVGRPDLEDSAEDAVRTAASQLFDSLERVTELDDERVVLPGHFSDESIRPLATDLGELQAETTNELLSYVEAGDEDAFVETIVDSLADEPANYNEIKQINWGKEQPGGDVEELELGPNNCAAN, via the coding sequence ATGAGCAATACCACCATCGATCCGATCGATGTCTCTCGGCGCCTCCAGCACGACGAGTCAGCGGACCTGTTCGTCCTCGACGTCAGGTCCGAATCGGAGTACGACGAGTGGCAGATCGGCGAAAGCATGAACATCCCGATCTACGACGAGTTACTCGAGTACGATTACTCGACACTCGAGTCACACATAGACGAGTTGCCGGCGGAGACTGAGATTGCAGTCATGTGTATCGCTGGCGTGACGTCGGCCCGTGCAGCAGAGTTCCTCCGGACGCATGGCTTCGACGCGAAGTCGGTCGCGGACGGGATGAACGGCTGGGGTCGCGTCCATCGTCAGTACGAGGTCGAGAGTGTCGACGGCGTTGTCCAGATCGTTCGCCCAGGGACGGGCTGTGTGTCGTATCTCGTTCACGATGACGGGGAAGCCGTCGTTGTCGATCCGAGCCAGTACATCGACGAGTATCTGCACGTCGCCGACGAGCGCGAGCTAGAGATTGTTGGCATTGCGGATACACACGCCCACGCCGACCACGTCTCGGGTGCGCGACAGCTCGCCGGCGAACTCGATGTCCCGTACTATCTCCACGAGGATGACGCGGGCGAACTCGGCAGAGTCACAGAGCTCGTGGATGGGGAGTCAATTGCCGTCGGTGGACGTGATCTGGACGTGATCTACACGCCGGGGCACACGCCAGGCAGTGTCTCCTTCGAGTTCGGCGACGCTCTGCTCAGCGGCGACACGCTGTTCCTCCGCAGCGTCGGCCGGCCGGACCTCGAGGACAGTGCAGAGGATGCCGTCCGAACGGCCGCGAGCCAGTTGTTCGACAGCTTAGAGCGCGTGACGGAACTCGACGACGAGCGAGTCGTGTTGCCCGGCCACTTCAGCGACGAGTCGATCAGGCCACTTGCGACCGACCTCGGTGAGTTGCAAGCGGAGACGACGAACGAACTCCTGAGTTACGTCGAAGCCGGCGACGAGGACGCGTTCGTCGAGACGATCGTCGACAGTCTGGCCGACGAACCGGCGAACTACAACGAGATCAAGCAGATCAACTGGGGCAAGGAACAGCCTGGCGGTGACGTCGAGGAACTCGAGCTCGGGCCGAACAACTGCGCTGCGAACTGA
- a CDS encoding helix-turn-helix domain-containing protein, with protein MPESLSEQLQQDMQCEGLLECIHGLKQLDKECFRAMVQSDEPLTIDEVAERVDRERSTAYRSIQRLLQSGFIQKEQINYDQGGYYHVYYPTDPNQIANDMQRMLNDWYAKMGQLIQEFEDKYNETSADVPAQS; from the coding sequence ATGCCTGAGTCACTATCTGAACAACTCCAACAGGATATGCAGTGTGAAGGGCTGCTCGAGTGTATTCACGGGCTAAAGCAACTAGACAAGGAGTGTTTCCGCGCGATGGTCCAGAGCGATGAACCGCTCACGATCGACGAGGTCGCAGAGCGCGTCGACCGCGAGCGATCGACAGCCTACCGCTCGATCCAGCGCCTGCTCCAGAGCGGCTTCATCCAGAAAGAGCAGATCAACTACGACCAGGGCGGCTACTACCACGTCTACTATCCGACCGACCCGAACCAGATCGCAAACGACATGCAGCGGATGTTGAACGACTGGTACGCCAAGATGGGGCAGCTCATCCAGGAGTTCGAAGACAAGTACAACGAAACGAGCGCCGACGTACCAGCCCAGAGCTAG
- a CDS encoding S8 family peptidase → MAHQRQTRRRVLRGITATGLTLGMIGTGSAQSSSTYVVTGGGRTRLENAGATIRRELANGSVFIVSAEDGAADDLRSVSGVSGVTENFEVEHDGPISEVEPQTTDDAEFTEKQWDKEITDTFEAHDYATGEGTRIVIADTGVDGTHPDLEANFNEELSVSFVDGGEKDEHIGDSGDHGTHVAGTAAATGAEGITGTAPDAELVSVRVLGPDSSSFADILAAADYTAEIGADVANYSLGAGPFPPEANSDGTRVAVQKVMQDVARRGTVSTVSAGNAETDLQRGGLFYLPGTVQGVMTVSASGPGDNLSFYSNYGTSEIEVGAPGGGRGTLEETVTPDDLVFSTEPDGTYGWKAGTSMAAPQVAGLVGLVRELEPDAHANQVENAIAHGAELVPGRSSPEFGAGRINALNTVSNL, encoded by the coding sequence ATGGCACACCAACGACAGACACGCCGGCGGGTACTACGGGGAATCACAGCAACGGGCCTGACGCTCGGGATGATCGGGACTGGCAGCGCACAGTCGTCGTCGACGTACGTCGTCACCGGGGGTGGGCGGACGCGCCTCGAGAACGCAGGCGCGACGATCAGGCGAGAACTCGCGAACGGATCCGTCTTCATCGTCTCGGCCGAGGATGGCGCTGCGGACGACCTGCGCTCCGTTTCGGGCGTCAGTGGGGTCACGGAGAACTTCGAGGTCGAACACGATGGGCCGATTTCAGAGGTGGAGCCACAGACGACCGACGACGCCGAATTCACCGAGAAGCAGTGGGACAAGGAGATTACGGATACGTTCGAAGCCCACGACTACGCAACCGGTGAGGGGACGCGAATCGTCATCGCAGATACCGGCGTCGACGGCACGCATCCGGATCTGGAAGCGAACTTTAACGAGGAGTTGAGCGTCTCGTTCGTCGACGGCGGCGAAAAAGATGAACACATCGGCGACTCCGGCGACCACGGCACCCACGTTGCTGGCACCGCGGCCGCAACCGGTGCAGAAGGGATTACCGGAACCGCACCTGACGCCGAACTCGTCTCCGTTCGTGTCCTCGGTCCAGATAGTAGCTCCTTCGCGGACATCCTCGCCGCAGCCGACTACACCGCCGAGATCGGTGCAGACGTCGCGAACTACAGCCTCGGTGCGGGTCCGTTCCCACCCGAGGCCAACAGCGACGGTACTCGAGTCGCCGTCCAGAAGGTGATGCAAGATGTCGCCCGTCGTGGGACGGTGTCGACAGTCTCTGCAGGCAATGCCGAGACCGATCTTCAGCGGGGTGGCCTGTTCTATCTGCCGGGGACCGTCCAGGGAGTGATGACGGTTTCGGCGAGCGGTCCGGGGGACAACCTTTCGTTCTACTCGAACTACGGGACGAGTGAGATCGAGGTCGGCGCACCCGGTGGTGGCCGGGGGACACTCGAGGAAACTGTCACCCCCGACGATCTCGTCTTCTCGACCGAACCAGACGGGACCTACGGCTGGAAGGCCGGCACGTCGATGGCTGCCCCGCAGGTTGCGGGACTCGTTGGACTCGTGCGTGAACTCGAGCCTGATGCACACGCGAACCAGGTCGAGAACGCGATCGCACACGGTGCGGAACTCGTTCCGGGACGCAGCAGCCCCGAGTTCGGCGCTGGTCGAATCAACGCGCTGAACACCGTCAGCAACCTGTAG
- a CDS encoding zinc-ribbon domain-containing protein, with protein sequence MLSTYLGQLVSAVREEETLYECRHCGVSIEDDVTTCPTCGSTEVAQYELE encoded by the coding sequence ATGCTCTCTACATACCTTGGCCAATTGGTCTCTGCCGTTCGAGAAGAGGAGACACTCTACGAATGTCGACACTGCGGCGTCTCGATCGAAGACGACGTGACGACGTGTCCAACGTGTGGCTCGACGGAAGTTGCACAGTACGAACTCGAGTGA
- a CDS encoding MFS transporter, which produces MTFLLLLRQEVSGLWGGGKGISLVAVAVGWGLLNGTRMIYPVIIPHLETAYGLSLAVSGLLVTVLWFFAAIGQLPGGMLADRYSERKLMAVGAAIVALSLGIIVTSSSALVLFVATALWGLGHSLYPIARITFLSNLYPGRLGSALGVTMATGDIGQTVLPPIATLLAAAIAWQAGLGFVAPLLLLAGLAVVATSSTKSARSRRLKEEQEAAETAARSDSDAASDGDSSTQSLSDLLSVFAELRRPAMGLMTGILFLYMFIWQSFTAFYPTYLTRIKDLSPTTASVLFGFFFAVGVLVKPAAGAAYDRIGMRIALISILTPAVAGFLLLPFVDSVWLLVVITALISTMLGTGAVTQSYLADSFSKEMQGSGLGVVRTVSASLAATGPVIFGVIGDYGYFDQGYIALAVIMAVVIALTFWMPGTATSETQ; this is translated from the coding sequence ATGACGTTTCTCCTACTACTGAGACAGGAAGTTTCTGGACTCTGGGGCGGCGGAAAGGGAATTTCGCTCGTCGCGGTTGCCGTTGGCTGGGGATTGTTGAACGGAACGCGGATGATCTATCCCGTCATCATTCCCCATCTCGAAACGGCATACGGACTGAGTCTCGCAGTCTCCGGACTCCTGGTGACGGTGCTGTGGTTCTTTGCAGCGATTGGACAGCTCCCGGGTGGCATGCTTGCCGACCGGTACAGCGAGCGAAAACTCATGGCAGTCGGGGCGGCCATCGTCGCGCTTTCGCTCGGCATCATCGTTACCTCGTCGTCGGCACTCGTTCTGTTTGTCGCGACAGCTCTCTGGGGACTCGGCCACTCGCTGTACCCGATTGCGAGGATCACGTTCCTCTCGAATCTCTACCCAGGACGACTCGGAAGCGCCCTCGGTGTCACCATGGCAACGGGCGATATCGGGCAGACAGTCCTGCCACCGATTGCAACGCTGCTCGCCGCAGCCATCGCGTGGCAAGCGGGACTCGGATTCGTTGCACCGCTACTCCTCCTCGCCGGTCTCGCTGTCGTCGCCACCTCGTCCACGAAGTCAGCACGCTCGCGGCGATTGAAAGAAGAACAGGAAGCGGCCGAGACAGCTGCTCGATCCGATTCCGACGCTGCTTCTGACGGCGACTCGAGTACCCAGTCGCTCAGCGATCTCCTCAGTGTCTTTGCGGAGCTTCGACGGCCAGCGATGGGGCTTATGACGGGCATTCTGTTCCTCTATATGTTCATCTGGCAGTCGTTCACCGCGTTCTATCCGACCTACCTGACGAGGATCAAAGATCTGTCGCCAACGACAGCGAGCGTGTTGTTTGGCTTCTTCTTCGCAGTCGGCGTACTCGTCAAACCCGCAGCCGGTGCCGCGTACGACCGCATCGGCATGCGAATCGCGCTGATCAGTATCCTGACGCCAGCCGTGGCTGGATTCCTCCTGTTGCCGTTCGTCGATAGCGTCTGGCTGCTCGTTGTGATCACGGCATTGATCAGCACAATGCTTGGAACCGGGGCGGTCACCCAGTCGTATCTCGCAGACTCGTTCTCCAAAGAGATGCAGGGTTCCGGACTCGGCGTCGTCCGAACGGTATCCGCGTCGCTCGCCGCCACAGGGCCCGTGATCTTCGGCGTGATTGGCGACTACGGCTACTTCGATCAGGGCTATATTGCGCTCGCCGTGATCATGGCGGTGGTGATCGCACTGACGTTCTGGATGCCCGGAACGGCGACATCCGAGACACAATGA
- a CDS encoding pirin family protein produces MTLESTELYKASRTTVSQEQGNFRTHFNFPGRNRPSHEDHGYGPLATVVESYMDPDTLIPMHQHRNEEIISWIPDGVMRHDDQEGNELVTDSDHLMVMGAGQSFWHEERTLADDPPLRMLQIFVRPHSLELPATIQHEPIPEPVANEWRHLFEPADGDGTAVTDEIDTDGANADGTENDETDTDQTATHGTDTGAPLTVRNDVHFYDSYLDEDASVALPARPGWDTYFYVFDGAVTVADTTFETAESGLLVHETDATVTAQEASLLVAFVINPDAPITRQGTIGR; encoded by the coding sequence GTGACACTCGAGTCAACGGAACTCTACAAGGCCTCGCGAACGACCGTCTCGCAGGAGCAGGGGAACTTCCGCACACACTTTAACTTCCCCGGACGGAATCGGCCGTCCCACGAGGACCACGGCTACGGCCCGCTCGCGACGGTTGTCGAGTCGTACATGGATCCCGACACGCTGATTCCGATGCATCAGCACCGCAACGAGGAGATTATCTCGTGGATTCCTGACGGAGTGATGCGCCACGACGACCAGGAGGGGAACGAACTCGTCACCGACTCGGACCACCTGATGGTGATGGGAGCGGGGCAGTCGTTCTGGCACGAGGAGCGAACGCTCGCGGACGACCCACCGCTTCGGATGCTCCAGATTTTCGTGCGGCCGCACAGTCTCGAGTTGCCGGCGACGATTCAACACGAGCCGATTCCCGAACCGGTAGCCAACGAGTGGCGACATCTCTTCGAACCGGCTGACGGTGATGGGACTGCTGTTACCGACGAGATAGACACTGACGGGGCAAACGCCGACGGGACAGAGAACGATGAGACGGACACCGACCAGACGGCCACTCACGGGACGGACACTGGCGCACCACTCACCGTCCGCAACGACGTACACTTCTACGATAGCTATCTGGACGAAGACGCGAGCGTGGCGCTCCCCGCACGGCCTGGCTGGGATACGTACTTCTACGTCTTCGACGGCGCTGTCACCGTCGCAGACACGACGTTCGAGACAGCCGAGAGCGGACTCCTCGTCCACGAAACCGACGCCACGGTTACTGCACAGGAGGCGTCGCTGCTTGTCGCGTTCGTTATCAATCCCGATGCCCCGATCACGCGACAGGGAACGATCGGACGCTGA